GCTGCCGTGGAACACGGTCATCAGCGAATTCTGCCTGTTCCTGCTCTGGGGATTATTCATCGGATATACGGCGGCAATCGAGTATACGGATGAACGCAAACGCGAACAGCAGACGAAGCTGGCTTAGGCCCTTCGAAAAAACTTCTCAGTTGGCCTGCCGCTATGGTAAAATACAATGTGGCTATTTCGAGAGGAGAATGAAAATGGGCAACAAGCGCGTCTCCAAGCTGCGTAAGGTTCTGCAGGAACTGGGACTGGATGCGATGTTAATTACCAGCGGATATAACCGCCGCTATTTGAGCGGGTTCACCGGCTCCTCCGGGTATGTACTGGTTACCGGTGATGACAGTTATCTGCTGACTGATTTCCGGTATATGACACAAGCCTCGGAACAGGTGAATGGCCTCAAGGTGGTACAGCATGACTCCAAATTCATTGACACCGTGCGGGAACTGCTGCCGAAGGGCGGACAAGTCCGCGTCGGCTTCGAGCAGGATGATGTGACCTTCAGTGCGTACACCGCTTATGCGGAGGCTCTTGCCCCGGCAGCTATGGTACCGGTGTCGAAGGCTGTTGAGAACCTGCGTATGTTCAAGGACGAGGAAGAGCTGGCTGTTATGCAGCGGGCTGCCGATCTGGCAGACGCCACGTTCAGTCATATCCTGAATGTGATCAAGCCGGGCATGACGGAACGCGACGTTGATCTGGAAATGGAGTTTTACATGCGTACGCATGGTGCAACTTCGTCTTCATTCGATACGATCGTCGCTTCCGGTGAGCGTTCAGCTATGCCGCATGGAGTAGCGAGCAGCAAGGTTATCGGGAACAACGAATTCGTCACCTTCGATTTCGGCGCGCTCCTGGACGGTTACTGCTCCGATGTGACCCGTACGATTGCTCTGGGTTCACCGGACCCTAAGCTGAAGGAGATCTACGATATTGTGCTTGAAGCGCAGCTTCATACGCTGGCGCATATCAAGCCCGGCATGACCGGCCGTGAATGTGATGCCCTGGCCCGGGATATCATCACCCGTTACGGGTACGGTGAATACTTCGGCCACAGCACAGGCCATGGTCTCGGGATGGAAGTACATGAATGGCCGCGGTTATCCAAGCTGGCGGATGAAGTCATCCAGCCGGGGATGGTTGTTACTGTGGAGCCGGGAATCTATCTCTCGGGCCTTGGCGGCGTACGGATTGAAGATGATATTGTCATTACCGAGAGCGGCATCACGCTGCTGACACATTCATCGAAGGATTATTTGGTACTGTAAGACACTATCATTCAGTTCATTTATGGATTCCAGGAGGGATTTTTTGTGATTTCAGTTAACGATTTTAAGACAGGCCTGACCGTAGAAGTAGAAGGGGACATCTTCACCGTCCTAGATTTCCAGCACGTGAAGCCGGGTAAAGGCGCAGCCTTCGTCCGCTCCAAGCTGAAGAACCTGCGTAACGGCAATACGGTTGAGCGTACCTTCCGTGCAGGCGAAACGATTGGCCGCGCCATCATCGAGAACCGTGGCGTACAGTACCTGTATGCAAGCGGCTCTGAGCATGTGTTCATGGACAACGAGACTTACGACCAGTTCGAATTGACAGCCAAGCAGC
The window above is part of the Paenibacillus sp. FSL H8-0048 genome. Proteins encoded here:
- a CDS encoding M24 family metallopeptidase, encoding MGNKRVSKLRKVLQELGLDAMLITSGYNRRYLSGFTGSSGYVLVTGDDSYLLTDFRYMTQASEQVNGLKVVQHDSKFIDTVRELLPKGGQVRVGFEQDDVTFSAYTAYAEALAPAAMVPVSKAVENLRMFKDEEELAVMQRAADLADATFSHILNVIKPGMTERDVDLEMEFYMRTHGATSSSFDTIVASGERSAMPHGVASSKVIGNNEFVTFDFGALLDGYCSDVTRTIALGSPDPKLKEIYDIVLEAQLHTLAHIKPGMTGRECDALARDIITRYGYGEYFGHSTGHGLGMEVHEWPRLSKLADEVIQPGMVVTVEPGIYLSGLGGVRIEDDIVITESGITLLTHSSKDYLVL
- the efp gene encoding elongation factor P; the protein is MISVNDFKTGLTVEVEGDIFTVLDFQHVKPGKGAAFVRSKLKNLRNGNTVERTFRAGETIGRAIIENRGVQYLYASGSEHVFMDNETYDQFELTAKQLEWELNFLRENMTVNIVSYQGEILGINLPTSVELKVTETEPGVKGNTAQGATKAAVLETGHTVQVPLFINEGDVLLVDTREGKYISRA